Within the uncultured Methanobrevibacter sp. genome, the region TTTTAGATGAAAATTCATTTTATGCTGGATGCATGAAATTATAACTTTGTTATAAATTTTAATTATTCAGAATATATTTGAAATATTGGTTAGTTTAATTAATTTTCTTTTAAAAAATTTTGCATAACTAAATTTAATACGAATTTTATTATTTAACTGTATAATTTATATACTATGAAGTATAATTTACTATTACTACAATGAAAATTTGTTTGGTGGTATTATGAATTACAAAAAATTTGGTATATTAGGTGCAATACTTTTAGTTGTTTGTGCATTGATGATGGTGACTGCAGTTAGCAGTTCGTCTGAGACTACAGATGATGGCAATTACACATTGCAAATAAATACAAGCGGAAAATGGAGATTGGATTTGACTGTAGATGGAAAGTACTCTTCCGATGAAGGTGTAGGATCCAAAACCATAAAAATAAACAATACTTCTATAGATTATGCCAGTGTGACTGTAAACCAATATGAAAAGGGACCAACAAATGTCACATTGCTTAATGGAAACAAAGTTCTTAAGGATGGAAAATCTAGTGGTGAGGGTGTAGAAACAATCTATTTCTATTACAAAGCTCAATAAATCTCTTTTTTTCTTTTTTTTATTTTTTTCCCATTTGTTGGGAGGTTAAATATGAAAAATCAATTATTCATTTCTTTTTTATTAATCTTCTTTTTCATTGGATTGAGTGTGGTTTCAGCTGCTGACAATGCTACTGTATTGTATGAGGACAAATCAATTGAAAATGATGCTATTTTAATTGAAAATGATTTACTTTGTGTTGTCGAAGATAATGTTATTGAAGCTGCAAGCAATGATGATATATTGGCCAGTGAAATCACAGTCAAAGATGGAGATTCAATCCAATCAGCTATTGACAAGGCTGAAGCTGGAAGTACAATATTTGTTTCAAAGGGAAGTTATTATGAAGATCTTGTTGTTTCAAAGGAACTTTCAATCATAGGTCATGATGCAGTTCTTAAAGCTAGCAATACTGCTTTCAAGATTCTTCCAACAGCAAACAACACAGTCATTTCAGGATTTCACATTATTGTCGCAGATATCAACGGGACAGGAATTCATATTAATGCCAGTGGCTGTAAAATAATAGACAATACGATAACTGGTGGGAATATAGGTATTGGAACGGATGAATTCGCTGTAAATAAATCAGGTAAAATAGAAATAAGGGTAATCAACAACACATCAATAATCGGAAACAACATCACTAACTTAAACGGTGCAGGAATATCAATAAATACATATAATCCTATTGTATGCCGAAATAGAGTTACTAATATTGTCAATACTAGAGTAAATGGAACAGCCATTGGTATTAAGGCAAACGGTATTGGTGTCGTTTCAGATGACTTAAACGTTAAGGTAACGGATAATTATGTTTCAAATATAAAATCGTTAAATGAATCTGCTTATGGTTTTGATATAGGTGGAAACAGTGTTCTTGATACTTTAAATATATTTGATGTGGGTGGAAATGTTGTTGAGAATGTTTTGGCTGCAGTTAATGCTTATGGTATAAACATTGGTGTCTTTTCGCTGAATACTACCTTGCCTACAGTTGATGTGTCTGACTTGACAATCAGCCATATTTCAACAAGTAACTATGAAAATGCTTCTGCAACAGCATTAAGTGTTTCCATAACTACAATAGGTCAAAATGACACTTCAGATACCTTGATTCATGACATTAACATTAAAGATGTTAAGGCTTTGGGTAAAAATTCCAAGGCAATAGGAATTACAACTACTGGCGTTGGGTCTGCAGATTTGTATGTTTTTGACAATAATATAAAAAATATCAAGGCCACCAGGCTGCTAACTGGAATATCTGCAACAGGTGTGGATTATACAAACTTTACTGCATTTATTGATGTTTCAAACAATAACATTACTAATTTGGAGTCATCAGACATTAAGGCTATCAATGTAATGTCCTTGGGAAATGCGGCAATTAATAAAAATATCATATATAATCTTAAATGTGATAAGGCAACCCTGATAACTGGTGTTACATTAAGTTTTGATTTGAATGGTTTCAATATAACTGTTCCGGAAAATGCAACCATCGATGAGATTATGGAGTTCATAAATGATTTGGGATCTAAACTGAACAATACCAACTTCACAATCAATGGTAATTTGACTGTAATGGGCAATAATTTGGAAGGAACTGGTGTTGAAACCGGTTTTGCAGTTGTAAGGCCAGCTAAAATACATTATAATCGTGCAGTTAATTTGAAATATAATGTTGTAAAGGACAGTACTCGTAAATTTATTCTCGAATCATATGATTACGACCCAGATATGTCTTCTGAAGAACTGGCTTACATACTTTTAAAGTCACAGGAAATGTTTGAAAACTGTACTGAAGAAGAACTCAGGAATATGAGTATATCATTGGGTGCATTTCTCGATACGATGTTTGGAAATTTGGATAATGCTACTGCAGGTGTTGTTGATGCGAGATTCAACTGGTGGGGAAGTAATTCAAAACCATCTCGCTCCAAATTCAAAAACAACAATGGTGCTGTTAGATATGATCCATGGCTGGTCATGCGCGTGAATGCAAATCCGAAAATTATCAAAAAAGGCCAGTATTCAAAAATTACAGTTGATGTCTATAGGGATTCATCCGGAGGAGACCATTCATCAAAATCCAAATTGTTTTTCTCAGGACCAAAAGTCACATTATTTAGTGATATTGGAAGTTTCAATGGTAAAAAATCAATAACTCTAAATTGGACTAATGGAAAAGTTACTGCTTATCTGAGGGGGGATAAAAGCGGTTTGGCTACTGTCACAGCATCAGATTATGGCAATGCATCCACTACAGTTTTGATTCTAGGAAAAAATCATACTAAACATTATCGAGACGGAAATATTAAAACAGTCTCTGCAAAATCCAATTCATTGCCTGCTGCAGGTAATCCTCTTCTTCTATTGGTGATTGTAATAATGTTGTTAGGTTCTATTGGTGTTTATAGGGATAAATAGCTTTAATTCCAATTAGCAGCGGTAATGAATTATTTACGCTGTATTCTTTCTTTTTTTTTAAAAATTTTGTTAGATGGATGATGCAGTATTTTTCATGCATTAATGGGAATTAATTCAAAGTTAATTGTTATTTTGTTGTTTATCATAATATTTAATAAATGCTCTCGACATAAATTTAATTAGTTGAAAACTTTTTCATTTAAAAATTGGAGTTTTACCTTATGGAAATCTATGGTAAAAAGGTTAATTTAAAATCAGTATCGTTATTTCTCCTGCATTTTTTAATTTTTGCAGATATCATATTCATTTCTGTTGGGCTTCTTTTGGATTTGCCGGATGATACTTCTTTTTACATCATATTGTTTGATTTAATGATATGCATATTCCTTTTAAGTGAATGGATAATTAGATTTCATCGTGCAAAGTCAAAAAAGGAATTTTTAAAGGAAAAGGAAAATTGGGTTACTTTAATCGCTTCCATACCATTTGAGGCTTTATTTCCAGCCGTCATTCCTGGAGCCAATCTTTTAAGATATATAATGCTTTTTAAATTGCTTAGAATAATGGTTTTATACAATAAATTTTTTAACGGCTTTAAGAAGTTTATAAAAAAGACAAATCTGGACAAAATCATAGGTGCAATCATATTTACAGTAGTGGTATTCACGTTTCTATATCTGTTTTTCGGATCTTCGAATAGTCTGTTTGAAAGTTTTTATTTTGTCATTGTCACATTGACAACTGTGGGATATGGAGATATTGTTCCTAAAACATTCAATGAAAGGATAATAACTCTCTTGTTAATAATTGTAGGAATATTCGTTGTATCAACCATTACTGCTGCATTATCTTCATATCTGACTGACAGATTGATGGAAAAGGAAGAAGGGGATATAGTTGGTAATTTAAGGCTTTCTGTTGAAGAAAACTCTCAAAACATTATGGATGAGCTAAAAATCATTCGCCAGGAAAACAAAAGGTTGCAGGATGAAATCGACGGGTTGAAAAAGAAAATGGACAATGATTAATCAATATTTTTTAGATTAATTGATTTCACGTAAAAAATTAAACCAACTCTATTTCAGTCAGTAAATCCGGATTTGAAGTATATACTGTACACAGCTTGTTGTTGTCAACAAAGGAAAATGAATATGCATCCGAAAACTCATTATAGTATCCGTCATATCCAAAGAGGTTTTCCGCTTGACCTTCCATATTGACATTGACATTTTCCATATCTATTTTTGAATTTTTGGAATACAATACTTCAATTTGAATGAAATCTGCAGAATCATTCCAGCATTTGGATTTGGTTATTATTCCCTTGTCATTTTCGTCAATGGTACTTGCAGGGTCTTCCTCAAAGTTATCAGGGATGTTAAAAGAAAATGTGTCAACCTGGACTTCCTGCATGCTTGTAATTGTGATTGGGAAAATAGCTATTGCTGCGACAATTGCAATGGCTGCTAAAGCTGCTATTATGATTGGAAGCCTTGAACTTTTGATTTCATATCCGCAATCTGGACAGAATTTGCTATGGGCTGTCAACTGTTCTCTGCATTTTGGACAGGTTTTTAGTGTTGATTTTCCACAATCGGTGCAGAATGCATCATTTTCGCTTATATATGCGCCGCAGTTTTTACAGAATTTAGCCATTTTAATTCCCTATGGTAATGTTTGATTTTGTTTATTAATAATTTTTTTTAGCAAGATTATCTTAAGTAAGTTATTAATATGGAATAATACTAAATGTATATATTGTATATGAAAATTCTATTGGTGGAGGTTTTTTAGATAATGAATGCGGAAGGTATGGAAGTAAATTCTCGAATGGCAATCTGGTTTGGTTTGTACGGACTAGTTATTATTGACATTCTATTTATTACAATATCTTTGCTTTTCAGTCTTCCTGATGACCTTGAACGTGCAATGATGCTATTTGATTTTTGTGTCTGTATCCTTCTTTTAGCGGAATGGGTTATCAATTTTTATTTTTCATCACCAAAATTAGAATTTTTAAAACAGAAAGACAATTGGATTTCACTCATTGCTTCTATACCTTTTGATGTGATTTTTACAGTTGTTATTCCTGAATTGGAGATTTTCAGATTTCTCGGACTTTTAAGATTCCTCAGAGTGCTGATTTTGATTAAAAGATTTGATACCTTTGAAAAGTTCATTAAAAAAAGTAACTTGGATAAAATTATTGCCGCAATGTTTTTAATTGTTGTTATATTCACGGCTTTATTGTATGCTTTTGGTACAACTTATGGTCTTTTTGATGATTTTTATTTTGTAATCGTTACTCTGACTACTGTGGGCTATGGTGATGTAGTTCCGCAGACTTATGCTGAAAAGGTAATCGCA harbors:
- a CDS encoding potassium channel family protein, producing the protein MEIYGKKVNLKSVSLFLLHFLIFADIIFISVGLLLDLPDDTSFYIILFDLMICIFLLSEWIIRFHRAKSKKEFLKEKENWVTLIASIPFEALFPAVIPGANLLRYIMLFKLLRIMVLYNKFFNGFKKFIKKTNLDKIIGAIIFTVVVFTFLYLFFGSSNSLFESFYFVIVTLTTVGYGDIVPKTFNERIITLLLIIVGIFVVSTITAALSSYLTDRLMEKEEGDIVGNLRLSVEENSQNIMDELKIIRQENKRLQDEIDGLKKKMDND
- a CDS encoding zinc ribbon domain-containing protein, translated to MAKFCKNCGAYISENDAFCTDCGKSTLKTCPKCREQLTAHSKFCPDCGYEIKSSRLPIIIAALAAIAIVAAIAIFPITITSMQEVQVDTFSFNIPDNFEEDPASTIDENDKGIITKSKCWNDSADFIQIEVLYSKNSKIDMENVNVNMEGQAENLFGYDGYYNEFSDAYSFSFVDNNKLCTVYTSNPDLLTEIELV
- a CDS encoding ion transporter translates to MNAEGMEVNSRMAIWFGLYGLVIIDILFITISLLFSLPDDLERAMMLFDFCVCILLLAEWVINFYFSSPKLEFLKQKDNWISLIASIPFDVIFTVVIPELEIFRFLGLLRFLRVLILIKRFDTFEKFIKKSNLDKIIAAMFLIVVIFTALLYAFGTTYGLFDDFYFVIVTLTTVGYGDVVPQTYAEKVIALILIIIGIFVFSTITAAISSVFTNRILEDDDNHIVTSIESSMEEKFEILEGRLKNVSEENEMLKNEIKELKEIIKNK